One genomic region from Branchiostoma lanceolatum isolate klBraLanc5 chromosome 7, klBraLanc5.hap2, whole genome shotgun sequence encodes:
- the LOC136438743 gene encoding uncharacterized protein, with product MNRRKPRRRECTHSLLSNTPRTSSCHQVEKPSKSWQSQPAGDKKRGRRRKRRETFGVYIYKVLKQVHPDTGVSSKAMGIMNSFVNDIFERIAAEASRLANYNKRSTISSREIQTAVRLLLPGELAKHAVSEGTKAVTKYTSYAKNLIMPPSGKAVKKAGKARPAGDKKRGRRRKRRETFGVYIYKVLKQVHPDTGVSSKAMGIMNSFVNDIFERIAAEASRLANYNKRSTISSREIQTAVRLLLPGELAKHAVSEGTKAVTKYTSSK from the exons ATGAATAGACGAAAG ccgagGCGGCGCGAGTGCAcccattctttgctgtctaatacgccaagaacctcatcatgccaccaagtggaaaagccgtcaAAAAGCTGGCAAAGCCAGCCCGCcggagacaagaagcgtggaaggaggagaaagagaagggagaccttcggcgtctacatctacaaggtgctgaaacaggtgcaccccgacaccggcgtctccagcaaggccatgggaatcatgaattccttcgtcaacgacatttttgaACGGATCGCCGCAGAGGCCTCTCGACTCGccaactacaacaagcgctccaccatcagcagccgcgagatccagaccgccgtgcgactcctgctgccgggcgagctggccaagcacgccgtcagcgagggcaccaaggccgtcaccaagtacaccagc tacgccaagaacctcatcatgccaccaagtggaaaagccgtcaAAAAAGCTGGCAAAGCCAGGCCCGCcggagacaagaagcgtggaaggaggagaaagagaagggagaccttcggcgtctacatctacaaggtgctgaaacaggtgcaccccgacaccggcgtctccagcaaggccatgggaatcatgaattccttcgtcaacgacatttttgaACGGATCGCCGCAGAGGCCTCTCGACTCGccaactacaacaagcgctccaccatcagcagccgcgagatccagaccgccgtgcgactcctgctgccgggcgagctggccaagcacgccgtcagcgagggcaccaaggccgtcaccaagtacaccagctccaagtag
- the LOC136438223 gene encoding histone H1-like has protein sequence MSAPASSPKKARKPTAPKGPAAHPPTTVMVTAAVEALKDRTGSSLLAIKKYIAGNYKFDVEKKAHFVKRALKSLVEKGTLIQVKGTGASGSFKINVAAKKAAEKAAKKAVKKPVKKPVAKKAAKPKTTKPKKPKAKKATTPKKTKKPTTKKTKKSPAKKPAAKKSTKKTPAKKIAKKAAPAKKASKPKKK, from the coding sequence atgtccgctccagcatcgtcccccaagaaggccaGGAAGCCAACGGCACCCAAGggccctgcggctcacccgcccaccactgttATGGTTACGGCGGctgtggaagcgctcaaggaccgtaccggttcttctctgttggccatcaagaagtacattgctggtaactacaagttcgacgtggagaagaaagcgcacttcgtcaagcgcgccctgaaatccttggtggagaagggtaccctcatccaggtcaaaggaactggggcgtcgggatccttcaagatcaacgtggcagccaagaaagccgccgagaaggccgcaaagaaagccgtcaagaagccggtcaagaaacctgtggctaagaaagccgcaaaacccaagaccaccaagcccaaaaagccaaaggctaagaaggctaccacccccaagaagaccaagaaaccgactaccaagaagaccaagaaatctccggccaagaaacccgcTGCCAAGAAATCCACAAAAAAGACTCCGGCAAAGAAGATTGCAAAGAAGGCggcgcctgccaagaaagcgtccaagcccaagaagaagtga
- the LOC136438227 gene encoding histone H2A-like encodes MSGRGKGGKARAKAKSRSSRAGLQFPVGRVHRFLRKGNYAQRVGAGAPVYLAAVLEYLTAEILELAGNAARDNKKTRIIPRHLQLAVRNDEELNKLMSGVTIAQGGVLPNIHAVLLPKKTGKAQ; translated from the coding sequence atgtctggacgtggtaaaGGAGGCAAGGCACGCGCTAAGGCAAAGAGTCGTTCTTCCcgagcgggtctccagttccccgtTGGCCGCGTACATCGCTTCTTGcggaagggaaactacgcccagcgcgtgggtgccggcgctccGGTGTATCTGGCGGCGGTGCTTGAGTACTTGACGGCCGAGATTCTGGAGCTGGCTggtaacgctgcccgtgacaacaagaagactagaatcatcccccgtcaccttcaactggccgtccgcaacgacgaggagttgaacaagctgatgtcgggcgtcaccattgcccagggcggtgttctcccaaacatccacgctgtgcttctgcccaagaagaccggcaaggctcagtag